One window of Cellulomonas shaoxiangyii genomic DNA carries:
- a CDS encoding ROK family transcriptional regulator, which produces MAEASDDAHPAGGASAPERPGVADDPDAPRRTRHGRAAERVPDPVRARRQEHLREHNLSVALASVVDATAPPSRAQIAAATGLARGTVTGLVDVLIEAGLVRELDPVAVPRAGRPAVPLVPAAGRIAGVGMEVNVDYLGVRVVDLAGGVLVERVEQDDLRGADPGDVLDRLAALAGPVLAGLQADGVRVAGTALALPGLVDRVTGPLRVAPNLGWRDVDVVARLAADPVLASFPPRLANEANLAARAEAHVRRGADGPSFLYVSGEVGVGGALVLDGEIFLGRHGWSGEIGHMVVDGSARGGPATLERLAGQDAIATAAGLPAGSRFAELLAAVEAGDRRALDAVHGAARWLGLALATVANVVDVGAVVLGGTFGQLYPHVEAPVRDALDAHVIFAPWSTLEVSRARAGAYPAMTGGALAVLRQVVAEPSVWLTPDAAAASPR; this is translated from the coding sequence ATGGCCGAGGCGAGCGACGACGCGCACCCCGCCGGTGGCGCGTCGGCGCCGGAGCGACCGGGCGTCGCGGACGACCCCGACGCCCCCCGCCGCACCCGGCACGGCCGCGCCGCCGAGCGCGTGCCGGACCCGGTGCGCGCCCGCCGCCAGGAGCACCTGCGCGAGCACAACCTCTCGGTGGCGCTCGCGAGCGTCGTCGACGCGACCGCGCCGCCCTCCCGCGCGCAGATCGCCGCCGCCACCGGCCTCGCCCGCGGCACCGTCACCGGCCTCGTCGACGTGCTCATCGAGGCCGGGCTGGTCCGCGAGCTCGACCCCGTCGCGGTCCCGCGCGCGGGGCGTCCGGCGGTGCCGCTCGTGCCGGCCGCGGGACGGATCGCGGGCGTCGGCATGGAGGTCAACGTCGACTACCTCGGCGTGCGCGTCGTGGACCTCGCCGGCGGTGTGCTCGTGGAGCGCGTCGAGCAGGACGACCTGCGCGGGGCCGACCCGGGTGACGTGCTCGACCGGCTCGCCGCCCTCGCGGGCCCCGTGCTCGCCGGCCTGCAGGCCGACGGCGTCCGCGTCGCGGGGACCGCCCTCGCGCTGCCCGGGCTCGTCGACCGGGTGACCGGGCCCCTGCGCGTGGCGCCGAACCTGGGCTGGCGGGACGTCGACGTCGTCGCCCGCCTCGCCGCCGACCCCGTGCTCGCCTCGTTCCCGCCCCGGCTCGCGAACGAGGCGAACCTCGCCGCCCGGGCCGAGGCGCACGTGCGCCGCGGCGCGGACGGGCCGTCGTTCCTCTACGTGTCCGGTGAGGTGGGCGTCGGTGGTGCGCTCGTGCTCGACGGCGAGATCTTCCTCGGCCGGCACGGCTGGAGCGGGGAGATCGGGCACATGGTCGTGGACGGCTCCGCACGCGGCGGCCCCGCGACGCTCGAGCGCCTCGCCGGCCAGGACGCGATCGCCACCGCGGCGGGCCTGCCCGCCGGCAGCCGCTTCGCGGAGCTCCTCGCCGCCGTCGAGGCGGGGGACCGGCGCGCCCTCGACGCCGTGCACGGCGCCGCCCGCTGGCTGGGCCTCGCGCTCGCCACGGTCGCCAACGTCGTGGACGTCGGGGCCGTCGTGCTCGGCGGGACGTTCGGGCAGCTGTACCCGCACGTCGAGGCGCCCGTGCGCGACGCGCTCGACGCGCACGTCATCTTCGCGCCGTGGTCCACGCTGGAGGTCTCGCGCGCCCGCGCCGGTGCCTACCCCGCGATGACGGGCGGCGCGCTGGCCGTGCTGCGCCAGGTCGTCGCGGAGCCGTCCGTCTGGCTGACCCCGGACGCCGCCGCCGCGTCCCCCCGCTGA
- the xylA gene encoding xylose isomerase, which yields MVRKPTPDDKFSFGLWTVGWNAQDQFGSNTRSWLDPVEAVHKLAELGAAHVTFHDDDVVPFGSSDSERDKILERFKGALAETGITVEMVTTNTFSHPVFKDGAFTSNDRRVRRFGLRKVLRNVDLAADLGADTFVMWGGREGAEYDSAKDLNAAHDRYAEGIDTVAAYIKEKGYGLRIALEPKPNEPRGDILLPTIGHAIALISTLEHADIVGLNPEVGHEQMAGLNFTTGIAQALWQGKLFHIDLNGQRSIKYDQDLVFGHGDLFSAFATVDLLENGFPSGGPRYDGPIHFDYKPSRTEDFQGVWDSAAANMSTYILLKERALAFRADPEVQEALEAAGVLSLAEPTLAEGETVADLLNDRSAFEDFDADAVGERGFGFVRLNQLALEHALGARG from the coding sequence ATGGTTCGCAAGCCCACCCCTGACGACAAGTTCTCCTTCGGTCTCTGGACCGTCGGCTGGAACGCGCAGGACCAGTTCGGGTCCAACACGCGCTCCTGGCTCGACCCGGTCGAGGCCGTGCACAAGCTCGCCGAGCTCGGCGCCGCGCACGTGACGTTCCACGACGACGACGTCGTGCCGTTCGGCTCGTCCGACTCGGAGCGCGACAAGATCCTCGAGCGCTTCAAGGGCGCCCTGGCCGAGACCGGCATCACGGTCGAGATGGTCACCACGAACACCTTCAGCCACCCGGTGTTCAAGGACGGCGCGTTCACGTCGAACGACCGCCGCGTGCGCCGCTTCGGCCTGCGCAAGGTGCTCCGCAACGTCGACCTCGCCGCCGACCTGGGCGCCGACACGTTCGTCATGTGGGGCGGCCGCGAGGGCGCCGAGTACGACTCGGCCAAGGACCTCAACGCCGCGCACGACCGCTACGCCGAGGGCATCGACACCGTCGCCGCGTACATCAAGGAGAAGGGCTACGGCCTGCGCATCGCGCTCGAGCCCAAGCCCAACGAGCCCCGCGGCGACATCCTCCTGCCGACGATCGGGCACGCGATCGCCCTGATCTCGACGCTCGAGCACGCCGACATCGTCGGGCTCAACCCCGAGGTCGGGCACGAGCAGATGGCGGGCCTGAACTTCACCACCGGCATCGCGCAGGCACTGTGGCAGGGCAAGCTCTTCCACATCGACCTCAACGGGCAGCGGTCCATCAAGTACGACCAGGACCTCGTGTTCGGCCACGGCGACCTGTTCTCGGCGTTCGCCACGGTCGACCTGCTGGAGAACGGCTTCCCCAGCGGCGGCCCGCGCTACGACGGCCCGATCCACTTCGACTACAAGCCCTCGCGCACCGAGGACTTCCAGGGCGTGTGGGACTCGGCGGCGGCGAACATGTCGACGTACATCCTGCTCAAGGAGCGGGCGCTCGCGTTCCGCGCCGACCCCGAGGTCCAGGAGGCCCTCGAGGCCGCCGGCGTCCTGTCGCTCGCCGAGCCCACGCTCGCCGAGGGCGAGACGGTCGCCGACCTGCTGAACGACCGCTCGGCGTTCGAGGACTTCGACGCCGACGCCGTCGGTGAGCGCGGCTTCGGCTTCGTGCGCCTCAACCAGCTCGCGCTCGAGCACGCGCTCGGCGCCCGCGGCTGA
- a CDS encoding phosphoglyceromutase, translating to MTYTLVLLRHGESEWNAKNLFTGWVDVPLSEKGVGEAKRGGTLLTDAGVLPDVVHTSLLRRAITTANYALDVADRLWIPVKRSWRLNERHYGALQGKNKKQTLEEYGEEQFMLWRRSYDVPPPEIELGSEFSQDTDPRYAGEPIPRTEALAQVLVRALPYWDAEIVPDLQAGKTVLVAAHGNSIRALVKHLDDVDEQTIAGINIPTGIPLLYELDEETLKPTVTGGTYLDPEAAKAAIAAVANQGR from the coding sequence ATGACCTACACCCTCGTGCTGCTCCGCCACGGCGAGAGCGAGTGGAACGCCAAGAACCTGTTCACCGGCTGGGTCGACGTGCCGTTGTCGGAGAAGGGCGTCGGGGAGGCCAAGCGCGGCGGCACGCTGCTGACCGACGCGGGCGTGCTGCCGGACGTCGTGCACACGTCGCTCCTGCGCCGTGCGATCACGACCGCGAACTACGCGCTCGACGTGGCCGACCGCCTCTGGATCCCGGTGAAGCGCTCGTGGCGCCTGAACGAGCGCCACTACGGCGCGCTGCAGGGCAAGAACAAGAAGCAGACGCTCGAGGAGTACGGCGAGGAGCAGTTCATGCTCTGGCGCCGCTCGTACGACGTCCCGCCGCCCGAGATCGAGCTCGGCAGCGAGTTCTCGCAGGACACGGACCCGCGCTACGCCGGTGAGCCCATCCCGCGCACCGAGGCGCTCGCGCAGGTGCTCGTCCGCGCGCTGCCCTACTGGGACGCCGAGATCGTGCCCGACCTGCAGGCCGGCAAGACGGTCCTGGTGGCGGCGCACGGCAACTCCATCCGCGCGCTGGTCAAGCACCTCGACGACGTCGACGAGCAGACGATCGCCGGCATCAACATCCCCACCGGCATCCCGCTGCTCTACGAGCTCGACGAGGAGACGCTGAAGCCCACGGTCACGGGCGGCACGTACCTCGACCCCGAGGCCGCGAAGGCCGCGATCGCCGCGGTGGCGAACCAGGGTCGCTGA
- a CDS encoding sensor histidine kinase, producing the protein MNGLAPLVAGALGVLVGAVAVGAFRWSERSQHTVPPQPEPELDDGLVRALAVLRSAAVVLDPEDRVVRASPPAHALGLVRDGRLVHAAMRDLVAAVRRDGVIRDEEVDVPRGPVGPGRLLVQARVAQVTPEHVLLLAEDLTQARRLEAIRRDFVVNVSHELKTPVGALSLLAETVQDAADDPQAVRRFAGRMQAEATRLSALVHEIIELSRLQATGALEEAEPVEVDEVVAEAVDRARTGADAKRVRVSTGGESGVTVFGDHNLLVTAVRNLLDNAVAYSPAGTQVAVGVRRRGELVEIAVVDEGVGIDPADQERVFERFYRVDPARSRDTGGTGLGLSIVKHVAADHGGDVSVWSQPGRGSTFTLRLPVADSRPPEPPPSDTDTGTPPGRPLSRSNP; encoded by the coding sequence ATGAACGGGCTCGCGCCGCTGGTGGCCGGGGCGCTCGGCGTGCTGGTGGGCGCGGTCGCCGTGGGTGCCTTCCGGTGGAGCGAGCGGTCCCAGCACACGGTGCCGCCGCAGCCCGAGCCGGAGCTCGACGACGGCCTCGTGCGCGCGCTCGCGGTGCTGCGGTCGGCGGCGGTCGTCCTCGACCCGGAGGACCGGGTGGTGCGAGCCAGCCCGCCGGCGCACGCGCTCGGGCTGGTGCGCGACGGCCGGCTCGTGCACGCGGCGATGCGCGACCTCGTGGCCGCGGTGCGCCGGGACGGCGTCATCCGCGACGAGGAGGTCGACGTCCCGCGCGGTCCCGTGGGCCCGGGCCGGCTGCTCGTTCAGGCGCGCGTCGCGCAGGTGACGCCCGAGCACGTGCTGCTCCTCGCGGAGGACCTCACGCAGGCTCGCCGCCTCGAGGCGATCCGCCGCGACTTCGTCGTCAACGTGTCGCACGAGCTGAAGACGCCCGTCGGCGCGCTGTCGCTGCTGGCCGAGACGGTGCAGGACGCCGCCGACGACCCGCAGGCCGTGCGCCGGTTCGCGGGGCGCATGCAGGCGGAGGCGACCCGGCTGTCGGCGCTCGTGCACGAGATCATCGAGCTGTCCCGGCTGCAGGCGACCGGGGCGCTCGAGGAGGCCGAGCCGGTCGAGGTCGACGAGGTCGTCGCCGAGGCCGTGGACCGTGCCCGCACGGGCGCGGACGCCAAGCGGGTGCGCGTCAGCACGGGCGGCGAGAGCGGCGTGACCGTCTTCGGCGACCACAACCTGCTCGTCACCGCGGTGCGCAACCTGCTCGACAACGCGGTGGCGTACTCACCGGCGGGCACGCAGGTCGCCGTGGGCGTCCGGCGCCGCGGGGAGCTCGTCGAGATCGCGGTCGTCGACGAGGGCGTCGGCATCGACCCGGCCGACCAGGAGCGCGTGTTCGAGCGGTTCTACCGCGTGGACCCGGCACGCTCGCGCGACACGGGCGGCACCGGTCTCGGTCTGTCCATCGTCAAGCACGTCGCGGCCGACCACGGCGGGGACGTGTCGGTCTGGTCGCAGCCCGGCCGCGGCTCGACGTTCACCCTCCGCCTGCCCGTCGCGGACTCCCGTCCCCCGGAGCCGCCCCCGTCCGACACCGACACCGGCACCCCGCCGGGCCGACCCCTGTCCAGGAGCAACCCGTGA
- a CDS encoding glycosyltransferase, with product MTVERAPRVAMLSVHTSPLDQPGTGDAGGMNVYVLELSRALAARGARVEIFTRATSSDLPETVVLDGTTADGRVLAGTEARDVLLAADVPAGVVPPVLVHHVPAGPFEALDKNDLPGVLCAMAAGVLRSEAARRPGWYDVVHSHYWLSGQVGALAAQRWEVPLVHTAHTLARVKNASLGPGDSPEPTVRIVGEEQVVAEADALVASTPVEARELVDLYAADPQRVHVVEPGVDLDRFAPAAPGGREAARRAVGLPLDRQVVLFAGRVQALKAPDVLVRALGVLKATGRPVPLLVVLGGPSGRVTAVRELLALASTCGVADDVLVHPPAPRHRLPLWYHAADVVAMPSRSESFGLVAAEAQASGVPVLAAAVGGLRTVVDDGVSGRLVPGHDPARWADAVADALADDDRRAAWGRAARGVAERFGWDTAADQLVKVYTVAAEQRR from the coding sequence GTGACCGTCGAGCGCGCACCCCGGGTGGCCATGCTCTCGGTGCACACGTCCCCCCTGGACCAGCCCGGGACGGGCGACGCCGGCGGCATGAACGTGTACGTGCTCGAGCTGTCCCGCGCGCTGGCCGCCCGCGGTGCGCGCGTCGAGATCTTCACGCGCGCGACGTCGTCCGACCTGCCCGAGACGGTCGTCCTCGACGGGACGACGGCCGACGGCCGCGTCCTCGCCGGCACGGAGGCCCGCGACGTCCTGCTGGCCGCGGACGTGCCGGCCGGCGTCGTGCCGCCGGTGCTCGTGCACCACGTGCCGGCCGGACCGTTCGAGGCCCTCGACAAGAACGACCTGCCGGGCGTCCTGTGCGCCATGGCGGCCGGCGTCCTGCGCTCGGAGGCGGCCCGGCGGCCCGGCTGGTACGACGTCGTGCACTCGCACTACTGGCTCTCGGGGCAGGTCGGCGCGCTCGCCGCCCAGCGCTGGGAGGTCCCGCTCGTGCACACCGCGCACACCCTCGCGCGCGTGAAGAACGCGAGCCTCGGCCCCGGCGACTCCCCGGAGCCGACCGTGCGGATCGTGGGGGAGGAGCAGGTCGTCGCGGAGGCGGACGCGCTCGTCGCGTCCACGCCGGTCGAGGCGCGCGAGCTCGTCGACCTCTACGCCGCCGACCCGCAGCGGGTGCACGTCGTCGAGCCGGGTGTCGACCTGGACCGGTTCGCCCCCGCCGCGCCCGGCGGGCGCGAGGCCGCCCGCCGCGCCGTGGGCCTGCCGCTCGACCGGCAGGTCGTCCTGTTCGCGGGGCGGGTGCAGGCGCTCAAGGCCCCCGACGTGCTGGTCCGCGCCCTCGGCGTGCTGAAGGCGACGGGCCGGCCGGTCCCGCTGCTCGTCGTGCTCGGCGGCCCGAGCGGCCGCGTGACGGCCGTGCGTGAGCTGCTCGCGCTCGCCTCGACCTGCGGCGTCGCGGACGACGTCCTCGTCCACCCGCCGGCGCCGCGCCACCGCCTGCCGCTGTGGTACCACGCGGCCGACGTCGTCGCGATGCCGTCGCGCTCCGAGTCCTTCGGGCTCGTCGCCGCGGAGGCGCAGGCCAGCGGCGTCCCGGTGCTCGCCGCAGCCGTGGGCGGGCTGCGCACCGTCGTCGACGACGGCGTGTCCGGCCGGCTCGTCCCGGGCCACGACCCCGCGCGCTGGGCCGACGCGGTCGCCGACGCGCTCGCGGACGACGACCGACGCGCCGCGTGGGGCCGCGCGGCCCGCGGCGTCGCCGAGCGCTTCGGCTGGGACACCGCCGCGGACCAGCTGGTCAAGGTCTACACGGTCGCCGCCGAGCAGCGCCGCTGA
- the pstS gene encoding phosphate ABC transporter substrate-binding protein PstS, whose amino-acid sequence MKLSPRNRLGAVALTGAVALTLAACSSGGNAQEPAGTAGGDAPAELSGSLAGAGASSQEKAVAGWIAGFADQYPGVVLSYDAVGSGGGREQFLAGAVQFAGSDAALKEDELAQAEERCVGGEAVELPLYISPIAVVYNLPDVDAEHLNMSAATIAKIFNREITSWDDPAIAAENPDVELPAIDIIPVNRSDESGTTENFTEYLAAASDGAWPHEASGDWPLAGGQSGQGTQGVIDTVAGAEGAIGYADASRAQDLGTVALKVGEEYVPFSAEAAAAVVDASPRAEGATENRLVVDLDRTTTEPGTYPLVLVSYHLACSVYEDQADADNVKAYLTYVASEAGQERAADPGVAGAAPISAELRGEVQAAIDSITAG is encoded by the coding sequence GTGAAGCTCTCCCCTCGCAACCGTCTCGGTGCCGTCGCCCTCACGGGCGCCGTGGCGCTGACCCTGGCCGCGTGCAGCTCCGGTGGCAACGCCCAGGAGCCGGCCGGGACAGCCGGCGGTGACGCGCCCGCCGAGCTGAGCGGCTCGCTCGCCGGCGCCGGCGCCTCGTCCCAGGAGAAGGCCGTGGCGGGCTGGATCGCCGGTTTCGCCGACCAGTACCCCGGCGTGGTGCTCAGCTACGACGCCGTCGGCTCGGGCGGTGGCCGCGAGCAGTTCCTCGCGGGCGCCGTCCAGTTCGCGGGCTCGGACGCCGCGCTCAAGGAGGACGAGCTGGCGCAGGCCGAGGAGCGCTGCGTCGGCGGCGAGGCCGTCGAGCTGCCGCTCTACATCTCCCCGATCGCGGTCGTCTACAACCTCCCGGACGTGGACGCGGAGCACCTGAACATGTCGGCCGCCACCATCGCCAAGATCTTCAACCGCGAGATCACGTCCTGGGACGACCCGGCGATCGCCGCCGAGAACCCCGACGTCGAGCTCCCCGCGATCGACATCATCCCGGTCAACCGCTCCGACGAGTCCGGCACCACCGAGAACTTCACGGAGTACCTCGCCGCCGCGTCGGACGGCGCGTGGCCGCACGAGGCGAGCGGCGACTGGCCGCTGGCGGGCGGTCAGTCCGGGCAGGGCACGCAGGGCGTCATCGACACGGTCGCGGGCGCCGAGGGCGCGATCGGCTACGCCGACGCGTCGCGCGCCCAGGACCTCGGCACGGTCGCCCTCAAGGTCGGCGAGGAGTACGTGCCGTTCTCGGCCGAGGCGGCCGCGGCGGTCGTCGACGCCTCCCCGCGTGCCGAGGGCGCGACCGAGAACCGTCTCGTCGTCGACCTCGACCGCACCACGACCGAGCCCGGCACCTACCCGCTGGTGCTCGTCTCGTACCACCTCGCCTGCTCGGTGTACGAGGACCAGGCCGACGCCGACAACGTCAAGGCGTACCTGACCTACGTCGCCAGCGAGGCCGGCCAGGAGCGTGCGGCCGACCCGGGCGTCGCGGGTGCCGCCCCGATCTCGGCGGAGCTGCGCGGCGAGGTCCAGGCCGCGATCGACTCGATCACCGCGGGCTGA
- a CDS encoding response regulator transcription factor: MTRILLVEDEESYRDPLTYQLTREGYDVVTAATGPEALERFAAGGADLVLLDLMLPGLPGTEVCRRLRLESDVPVIMLTAKDDEIDKVVGLELGADDYVTKPYSSRELLARIRAVLRRREAGARAAADGEEPADDGTLEVGGVRMDVDRHTVHVNGTLVPFPLKEFELLEMLLRNPGRVLTRGQLIDRVWGSDYVGDTKTLDVHVKRIRAKIEPDPSAPALLTTVRGLGYKLSDPRDE, translated from the coding sequence GTGACCCGCATCCTGCTCGTGGAGGACGAGGAGTCCTACCGCGACCCCCTCACCTACCAGCTGACCCGCGAGGGCTACGACGTCGTCACCGCCGCGACGGGCCCCGAGGCCCTCGAACGGTTCGCCGCGGGCGGCGCCGACCTCGTCCTGCTCGACCTCATGCTGCCCGGCCTGCCCGGCACCGAGGTGTGCCGGCGCCTGCGCCTGGAGTCCGACGTGCCGGTCATCATGCTCACGGCCAAGGACGACGAGATCGACAAGGTCGTGGGCCTCGAGCTCGGCGCCGACGACTACGTGACGAAGCCCTACTCGTCGCGCGAGCTGCTCGCGCGGATCCGGGCCGTGCTGCGCCGCCGCGAGGCCGGCGCCCGCGCCGCCGCGGACGGCGAGGAGCCGGCGGACGACGGCACGCTCGAGGTCGGGGGCGTCCGCATGGACGTCGACCGGCACACCGTGCACGTGAACGGCACGCTCGTGCCGTTCCCCCTCAAGGAGTTCGAGCTGCTCGAGATGCTGCTGCGCAACCCCGGGCGCGTGCTGACCCGCGGCCAGCTGATCGACCGCGTGTGGGGCTCCGACTACGTCGGCGACACCAAGACCCTCGACGTTCACGTCAAGCGCATCCGCGCGAAGATCGAGCCGGACCCGTCGGCCCCGGCGCTGCTGACCACCGTCCGCGGCCTGGGCTACAAGCTGTCGGACCCCCGCGACGAGTGA
- the phoU gene encoding phosphate signaling complex protein PhoU gives MRDIFNNELKQLGEDLVAMSGRVEQAITHAGVALLTADLGLAESVIADDLAIDALEQDLDERCVRLLAQQQPVATDLRVVVSALRMSASLERMGDLARHVAQVARLRYPAAAVPAGLESTFTQMQDAAVRVARRTTTLLETRDLDLAVSIEQDDDLLDQLHTDTFTAMLSGDWDRPAQVTVDVTLLGRYYERFGDHGVSVARRVGYLVTGDAAHALDPAAVRSG, from the coding sequence ATGCGGGACATCTTCAACAACGAGCTCAAGCAGCTCGGTGAGGACCTGGTGGCCATGAGCGGCCGGGTCGAGCAAGCCATCACCCACGCCGGCGTCGCGCTGCTGACGGCGGACCTCGGGCTCGCCGAGTCGGTGATCGCCGACGACCTCGCGATCGACGCCCTCGAGCAGGACCTCGACGAGCGGTGCGTGCGCCTCCTCGCGCAGCAGCAGCCCGTCGCCACCGACCTGCGCGTCGTCGTCTCGGCGCTGCGCATGAGCGCGTCCCTCGAGCGCATGGGCGACCTCGCCCGGCACGTCGCCCAGGTGGCCCGGCTGCGGTACCCCGCCGCGGCCGTGCCCGCGGGCCTCGAGTCGACGTTCACGCAGATGCAGGACGCGGCGGTCCGCGTCGCACGCCGCACCACGACCCTGCTGGAGACGCGCGACCTCGACCTCGCCGTGAGCATCGAGCAGGACGACGACCTGCTCGACCAGCTGCACACCGACACCTTCACCGCGATGCTGTCGGGCGACTGGGACCGCCCCGCGCAGGTGACGGTCGACGTGACCCTGCTCGGCCGGTACTACGAGCGGTTCGGGGACCACGGGGTGTCGGTCGCGCGCCGCGTCGGCTACCTCGTCACGGGCGACGCCGCGCACGCGCTGGACCCGGCCGCGGTGCGCTCGGGCTGA
- a CDS encoding lactonase family protein, protein MDDLTTQPEPATDAETLAHGSVPLWVGTYPRAGIGTEPGRGEGVWVVDLDPATGTLNRPRPAVETPAPSFVVAHPSGRVVYAVAEDDPGTVTAFAVDDEGALSAVATVPVGGAHPCHLLLVEDALYVACYSDGVLAVLPLTPDGAFAPEVLAAPGPARTFTRAGSGPVTDRQEGSHAHFVALTPDARHVLVSDLGTDELRRYARAADGTLTDDGVAATLPPGTGPRHVAFAPDARHLYVVGELDAAVHVLAWDAASATGHPVAAAPAVDAAHAGGAAPSPSHVLLEGDRLLLGVRGADVVTTYPVAADGSLGAGTSSPLGGRTPRHLDVVADWTVVALQDSHAVVVLDHDGTEVGRAPIPSPACITRVR, encoded by the coding sequence GTGGACGACCTGACGACGCAGCCCGAGCCCGCCACCGACGCCGAGACCCTCGCGCACGGGTCCGTCCCGCTGTGGGTGGGCACGTACCCGCGCGCGGGGATCGGCACCGAGCCGGGGCGCGGCGAGGGCGTGTGGGTCGTCGACCTGGACCCGGCCACCGGGACGCTGAACCGGCCGCGGCCGGCCGTCGAGACGCCGGCGCCGTCGTTCGTCGTGGCGCACCCGTCGGGGCGCGTGGTGTACGCGGTGGCGGAGGACGACCCGGGCACCGTGACGGCGTTCGCGGTCGACGACGAGGGCGCGCTCAGCGCCGTGGCGACCGTGCCCGTCGGTGGTGCGCACCCGTGCCACCTGCTCCTCGTCGAGGACGCCCTGTACGTGGCCTGCTACTCGGACGGCGTGCTGGCCGTCCTGCCCCTCACGCCCGACGGCGCGTTCGCGCCCGAGGTGCTCGCCGCGCCCGGCCCGGCCCGGACGTTCACCCGCGCCGGCTCGGGTCCGGTGACGGACCGGCAGGAGGGGTCGCACGCGCACTTCGTCGCCCTGACGCCGGACGCCCGGCACGTGCTCGTGTCGGACCTCGGCACGGACGAGCTGCGCCGGTACGCGCGTGCCGCCGACGGCACGCTGACCGACGACGGCGTCGCCGCGACCCTGCCGCCCGGCACCGGCCCGCGGCACGTCGCGTTCGCACCGGACGCGCGCCACCTGTACGTCGTGGGGGAGCTCGACGCGGCCGTGCACGTGCTCGCGTGGGACGCGGCCTCGGCGACGGGCCACCCGGTGGCGGCCGCGCCCGCCGTCGACGCCGCGCACGCGGGCGGGGCGGCGCCCTCCCCGTCCCACGTGCTGCTCGAGGGGGACCGCCTCCTGCTCGGGGTGCGCGGTGCCGACGTCGTGACGACGTACCCGGTGGCGGCGGACGGGTCGCTCGGCGCGGGCACGTCGTCGCCGCTGGGCGGCCGGACGCCGCGGCACCTGGACGTCGTCGCCGACTGGACCGTGGTGGCGCTGCAGGACTCGCACGCGGTGGTCGTCCTGGACCACGACGGCACGGAGGTCGGCAGGGCGCCGATCCCGTCGCCCGCGTGCATCACCCGCGTGCGCTGA